The Candidatus Atribacteria bacterium ADurb.Bin276 sequence TTTTAGAAAATGAGATTCATTGTTAGAAGCTGCTTCCTTTTGATTGGATTGAACCTTTTGATCACTAATTTGCTCCAGATGGTATCCGTCCTGAATTTCATGGATACTGGAATAATCATCTTCGTCGCCAATTTCGGTCCGTCCAACTATCCAAACCTGATTTGTCGGTGATTTTATCAATTTATAACTATTTACTAACTCATCAATATTTGGTAGTGAAATAGATGATATTTGGCCATCCCAGTTGGGTCCTACAATAAGAAATTGTCCTTCTTCTGACCCGGTGGTCCGGGAACTGGGACCAGCAAAAGTGTCAGTCCACATGTCCAAAATTTGTAGCAGATAGTAACGATCTCCAGTTTTGGGGACGGTTAGAAGAACTGGACCATCAGAAAGGTTGAGCCACGCCATTGAATAAAGCGTGTCGCGGTTCCAACGGACTATATCACGATCACTGGGTAACGGGAGTTCCCGATAATGCAGAAACTGATTGACGGGAACATTTTGTTTGATTTGAGTGGATTTCATTAAAACAATTGGGTAGGCATATATATAAGTTTGGTAAGCAATTTCATAGAGACTTTCAGTAGCTTTGGCAATGCCACTCGGAATAAGGAAAAAGAGACTGGTTATCAGAAAGAGATGAATAACAATATTTTTCATACTATCCCCCTACATTACTTTAATAATTTATTTTTCCTAATTTTCTTATAATACTATTGATTAAAAATATTGTAAATAATCGTCTTTTTAATAAATTCTTGGGGTCTATTATATTATTTAAAGAGGATAACGGGACACCCCCGTTTAAAATATGTTCTGTTATTTGAGACGGGGGTGTGGCTGTTGGGGTTAATTATTCAGAGAACTGGGTTCACTCGAGCTCCTGAAATGCCGCCCTCGTTTTTTTTATTATTCCTGCCAATGATATAAGGACGGGGTACATGTCATGATACGCAACCCACTTGACTAAGATCTGGTTATATCCTAACCAGAATTAGATATAAGAGTATGCTCTTGGGATTATCTAGGAGAACCGGTATCGCTTTCCTCAAGCTATGTTCATAATTTTTAAGAAAATTCAAGAATCAAGACCAGACCCCAGATTCTTTAATGCAAATTGACGTGCCTTCTTAAAATCATTATCATTCGGATGTCCCTTGGCAATTCCACCAATTATTTTTAAAAAGCTAAATGTGTCCCAGCCCCTACAACAAAAAGTGTCTATACGGGGAATGTTTTTCTGGTTTAATATCTCCCTAATCTCTTTACTATAATCTCGGCATGCCAAACCACAGGTATAAACAAGAAAAGCTCTCTGATTCTTTGAAAAATTGGTTTCTTTAAGGTATTTTATCAAGTCTTTATGAAATGTATTAAAATAAATACCTGAGGCAAAGCCTATCACATCATAATTAACCAAAGAAATGTTTTTTTCTTTTGTAATATCTACCACATCCGCCGATATGACGCTTGCTATAACTTCTACGATTTTCTTAGTATTTTGATGATGAACTGATGCATAAATAATTGCTGTTTTCATTTATGTTCCCCCCTATTTTTCTTACATTTTCCTAACAGCTTTTGCTGCTATCGATTTCTCTATAATGTTTTACTTTTTCATATTAAGATGGGTATTAACTTATGATCAAGCCGCTTCCTTTAATCGGCTTTACTTTGTCATCCGGGGAGGTCAAATCTTGATTCTTTAATTTCTGGGGAATTGGGATTATGTGAAAAAATGAAAAGATGAGATCCTCACGGATTCTAAGTACGAATCCTCAGGATGACGAATGAAAGGCACACCCCCCCTAAATCCCCCCTCAATGGGGGAATGAATTGAACAACTCTTCTCAATG is a genomic window containing:
- a CDS encoding flavodoxin, which produces MKTAIIYASVHHQNTKKIVEVIASVISADVVDITKEKNISLVNYDVIGFASGIYFNTFHKDLIKYLKETNFSKNQRAFLVYTCGLACRDYSKEIREILNQKNIPRIDTFCCRGWDTFSFLKIIGGIAKGHPNDNDFKKARQFALKNLGSGLDS